In the Primulina eburnea isolate SZY01 chromosome 15, ASM2296580v1, whole genome shotgun sequence genome, GTCCTGAGTTGGCAGATGTGTCAAGTAAACAAATCAGCTAAGTTCTTCTTCCGATTTTCTTTTTCATCATACAAATgcattatatataaatttattcatgTGGCTCACCGATCCAGACTTATTATGCAGCGTAATTCATGTTTTCCCCCCACGGTTCGTTGAGAAGACAAAAAGAAACTTACAAGAATTTGTTATTGTAAATGAAGAGTAAGCTACTTTGACCAAAAAAACTGAATATGACTTGTTTCACCAAAAAGTGTTTTTTTACCAAAGAACATTTACTGCtctatttcatttttttacttATTatctaaaacaaaaaatatttgttttctcTACTTGATAGGCGTAGACCCTTAATCCTCACCTTATGGGAAGAATTCCTCCAAAATGAAGCACTTTTTTTGACTCAAAATGTTCACACTCTTCCTGTGATTTTAGGGATGCGACTTTCCGTCAACACATTTTACGGTACAATCAAATCTGTTTGCTTTTACTATGTAAAAAGGAAGAAGGCTTTTCCCAGAAGCATACATATTGTGCCATATATTTTGCACTTTTGTACTTAATAACATTTACTTTagctcatttaaatataatatcgtTGTAGGATTATCCATTGGAACAGTACCAAACAGCACAATCTTGTTTGATCCTCCAATACAACAAGCTGAACTACTAAAACAATGGTAATTACTAACCTCATTAATGACCATATTATTTTGTACGTTCAGATTTATCTTCATTCACTTGTGATGTATTTGCTGTATGAAATGCATTTTACAATTTAGTCTCCTTGCGATGTATTGTGGATACACTTACAAAATGGTTATGTTAACTTTGCACCATAATAAAGCAAGATATGAACAAAGCATTGCATTATGATACATCAATTTACAGTAAGAAAATCCTGAACAAAAAGGTCTGCTGAATGACCAATTGTCTTGTTTCCACTTATGTTTTCCTCAACTTTCCGTTTTTGTCTTTCCTCGCATATTTCTTTCATATATTTATGTTCTTCCATACAactcataaataaataactGATATAAagctattttttacaggttgcAAAGCAATAAAGAATATATTGAAACTGTTGTCTCCTAGAAATTGTATGATAAAGTCAACCAAGAAATAGACCAACCATTTGACTCCCAAATCCGCAAAATCAGTCAAATCCTAAGCTTGAATGAAGTTGTAAGcctgtatttatttatttattgatttaccTAGCTTTGAAGCCAATAAGTAGTTCGAACATATCCACACTTTGGTTCTCAGGTAAAATCCTTTTGGATCAAAGCTAGAATAACAATAAAAAACTCAGAGAATTGTGTATACTTTCTAGCCTGTCCAGATTGCTCTAAAGCTTGTGGGGGTGCATACAAGTATGAGTTTACTTGTTTTTATTGCAACCACAATTTCCCAAGTCCAAAACCCCTGTAAGTAACTAACCCACTTTGAAATCCTACACTCATTTAAAACATGCCACCTTACTATGATATACGTACATGTTACTATTCCAGGCAGATTTGTTTGATGGTACTGGGAATTTACATGTTTATGTGGAGCACAAGGAAGCAAGCATGTTGCTATGTAATCGAGGCTGAAGAAAAGGTATATTTTTAAACACCTAATTCTTGCCACTATAAAACTTCTAATATTTGCTCACCAACATTTATCTTATCGACCACAGGAAATGCCTTTTTGCCCTAACATCTTTAATCAGAAATTACGAGAATCACAATTCTTCTTCCAACTAAGAACATCTTGGAACAAATCAAGAGGGAAAAGCTTCGTTCGAAACACAGTCATCGCATGTCTACCAGCTTCAGAATCATCGTCAGCATCAGCATCTCACAGCTATGAAGATAAAGGCTCTAATTTCAAAGGTGAGAGGTTGTTACAGGAGAATGTAGCTTTATCTGAATCCCAAGAAAGCAGCtctgcaatgcaagaagaacaCTTCGAAACAGATCTTAAAGCACAACATGCCAGTATAACAGGTAAGAGAAGTTTAGATTCCAAAGAGAAAATGGTGAGTGAAAGCTTAAAACATGTTAAACAAGACTGAAACACTGGTGTAGATTTTAAAATCTAGCATGTATATTAGTACCTATGTTTTTTTTTGGTGATCTCCAAAAAATTGCTGTTTCTTTGCCTAACATTTGTAGTTCGGTGTTTGTTCAAAATCTTTGGGAAAAAGACAATTTTTCCCCACCCAATTCGTTAAAAAACAATATACAACATCTGAACACCTACAATATCTGAACACCTACAAATTATTTGAATTtgcaaaatgatacaaaatcaTTTGTATTATTTGAATTCCATTAATAAAATCGTttgtattatttgaatttataaaatcatTTGTAGTAggatatttataaaattatacaaTCACGTATAAAATATCTGAACACgtacaaattattttatttccatTAAATAATATCATGTTTTACTGCATCATAACCAAAACTTTCCAACCTTATATATAGCATCACTATTTCATTCTAAACttacaattaaatattattgtattatttttataaaccaAACAAAATAACCACTGCTCCAATATTtagtcaattaaaataattccaaaaacaaaacatctttacaattataaaaaaaacttcCGACACCACAACAAGTACACCTAACTTTGTTCCTTACACTTGTCAATAGTTAAACAGAGTTAATCGATTTTTAATGAAGTGGCCAAAAACAAACACCCCATGTGTCATGGTTTATCTATGACTCACCCTAATTCTTTCAATTTATATAACTGTATTTGTCTCCTTTTACCTTACGCTTAAATATCCAAAAATCTCAATACTTTCTCCTCAAAGTTCAAACTTACTTTTCTAAATCCAACTCTAATGGAAAACAATCGCTACTGTGAATGTATCGACTGCAGCCAATGTTATTACAATTACCTATTTGAAAAAGAAGTCGAAGAATTAATGAAAAGGTTTTTCTCAAACCCGGTATGGACTATCATCTTCTGAAGAGCACTTAATATGGATTCAAAGCTTTCTCTTC is a window encoding:
- the LOC140814258 gene encoding replication protein A 70 kDa DNA-binding subunit B-like isoform X2, with amino-acid sequence MWLTDPDLLCSVIHVFPPRFVEKTKRNLQEFVIVNEERRPLILTLWEEFLQNEALFLTQNVHTLPVILGMRLSVNTFYGLSIGTVPNSTILFDPPIQQAELLKQWLQSNKEYIETVVS